The genomic window CTCGCCCAACGGAGTGGCCTTTCGCAGAATCCACTCGTTCATTCCTTTCATCAGGGCATCAGCAGATACGAAATCCATTTGGTGCGCAATGATGCCGTAGAGAAGGTTGCGATCCTGATCGGGCTGCGGACTCAAGGTTAGCGTTCCCAGTGAAGAGTTTTCCGCCTCCAGTCTAATCGCAGATGCGATCGGAAGTACCGTGTTCACTTCGCAACGTCGAGCCTAACCGTCGCTCCCACCGACTCCAATTTCGTTTTCCATTTTTCCGCTTCGGTGCTCGATAAGCCACGTTTCAATTCGAGGGGTAGCTCGCGGGTGGCTTGAGCGGCCATCGACAGATCGAGATTTGCGATCTCCATCACTTCCTTGATGACCCGAACGGGTCGGTCCCCAGCATTGACCAGCACAAGCGTAAAATTCTCGGCGGTGCCGGACGGCTCGGCGGGCGTTTTCGTCGCCTCAGTTGGCATTTTGTCACCCGCAAGCTTGGCCAAAGTATCGTCCGAGACAATAAGGCTCTCGCGGGTCACACGTTCAATCCGGGTCGACGGCCATTTTGTCCAGACAATCCCCACGTCGCCGTTTTCAAAGAGCGACTTGACCACAACAGGGCTCCAGCGACGGCCCCAACAAGCTTGGCAATCGGTCTCCACCTGCAACGGGGTTTCGGCGGTGATCCTTTGGTAACCCGCCGGAAGCGGAATGTTGATTTGGTACGTCCGAGCCGGGCCCCGGCTTCGCATCAACCTTTGTGTCACGCTGGATTGCAGTTCTTGCAAACGCTTCGAATACTTTTCCGCTGCGCCTTCGCGTTTGAGCGACCCAATGACCTCTTCGTGGATAACGACTCTACGCCGCGGCATCACGTATTCACGGGCCGAAGTATTGTAAAGCAACGACACTTGCCCCGCGTTTTCCCGCAAGAACGTGTAGTCCCATGCGCCGACTTTAACGGGAACGCCCGGAAGCAACGAAACTTCATCAGGAAGAACGATATATCCTTCCGGTGGTGGTTGAAGGCTATTGAGGGGAAGCTTTACGCTGGGAGAAAACGCCTCCGGATTGGATCGGAGCCGCTGCAATGTCTCATGGCTGATGGCCAAATGAGTTTGCCCTAGCGTTTGATTGCGTAGATGCCCCAGTTCGGGCCAATGCACGACATGACGCCCACTGTCCCAGGCAGCAAGCACTTCGGCTTTCAGCCAATCTCCCTCGAAGGCGGCCAGGACCGGCGTACCCGGAACGAGTGGCGTTTCGTTCTTCACCAGCGCGGTACCCTCAGGAGGAGGCGGAGGCGGACCATATTTTTTCTTCCGAAGTTGGTAGGTCTCGAGTTCGCTGGCACGAATCGCTCGAGCATAGGTCGGCTGGGAAACGCTTCCACGGCTGGCCGACTCTGACACTTTGAAAAACAGTGGATCGATTGGATCGGGAACCGTACGCGAATTGCGACTCCGCGGATTGGGTGCTGAGTCCGTCAATTCCACGTAAGCTTCCACGTCAGCGCCGAACGGCGACTTGCCTGAAATCTCACTGTACATACACCGAAATGTTCCGCGCCGCTTTCGGAGCAGCGAGTGGCTCATTGCAAAACGGAACCGTTTGCCATTGGTGAGCACCACCAGGTGGAACTGGCCATCCAGAGGTCCGGTGCAAACAAAATCGAGCTCCATCGCCGTGGAGAGTGTGCTCCCCGGACGCAAGTTGCTCAGTTCGAACCAGGGATGTTCTTCGAATCTACAAATCGGGTTCAGTAACGAAGCCGCTTCGGCCGCCAGTACGGTCTCGCCCCCCATTCGTTTCTGAAGTTGCTCCAATGAAGGCTCTTGCGACCACGCCGGCGCGGGGCTAGTCAGCAACCCCAGAAACATCAATAGAAACAGGATTTGAGATTTCAAAATCATTGAACCATCCGGAAAGCTGAGAGTCACGGCACCTAGTCGGCGGCAGGGTGGTGTGTTTTCAGGGCAGGTCTCGTTTCGCCGCTATTTTAACACGCGCCAGGTTAGGAAACTACAGTTTGGGAAGCCTCCATTGTCGCCGCGCAAACACCACTGCTGCAATTCAACAGCGCGAACACGTGACCGGGGCGAAGAGATCGAGGGCGATGTCAATTTGCGATTTTTAGGCGAGGATGTCTTTGACCACTTTGCCGTGAACGTCGGTCAGCCGAAAGTCACGCCCTTGGTATCGGTGGGTCAGCTTGGTGTGATCGATGCCTAGACACTTTAGAACGGTGGCGTGAAGATCGTGGACGTGGACGGGATTTTCAGCGACGTTGTACCCCACCTCATCCGTCGCTCCGTGGACGATCCCGGGTTTGATGCCACCTCCCGCCATCCAAACCGTGAAACACCGAGGGTGATGGTCGCGTCCAAAGGTGGCTCCCTTGGGACCTTGGGCATAAGACGTCCGGCCAAATTCGCCGCCCCAAATCACCAGCGTATCTTCCAGCATGCCACGTTGTTTCAGATCGCGCAGCAGGCCGGCTTGAGGCTGGTCCACATCGCCGCACTGAGCGGGCAGATCGCGGGGGACATTTCCGTGCGAATCCCAGCCGCGGTGATAAAGTTGAATGAATCGAACGCCCCGCTCGGCCAACCGCCGGGCGAGCAGGCAGTTGTTGGCAAAGCTTCCTGGCTTAGTAGCGTGGGGACCGTACAACGCCAGTGATGCTTCAGTTTCGTTAGAAATGTCCGTCAAATCCGGTACCGCGGACTGCATGCGAAAGGCCATTTCGTACTGAGCAACGCGTGCCAACACTTCCGAATCGCCATTGCGCTCGGCGTCGGCCTGATTGATTTTGGCAACCAAGTCCAACATCTGCCGACGATCATCGCGACTCATCCCGTCGGGATCTTTGAGAAACAACACGGTATCGGCGCTGCTGCGAAGTCGCACGCCCTGATGCTCGCTGGGCAAAAAGGCAGAGCCCCAGTAACGCGATAACAACGCCTGCATTTGCCCGACGCCTTGGCTGACCAACACCACAAACGCGGGCAGTTCCTTGCTTTCGCTGCCCAGCCCGTAGCTCAGCCAAGCTCCCATCGTTGGACGGCCGGCTAATTGCGAACCGGTCTGCATCAATGTGACGGCCGGTCCGTGATTGATGGCGTCGGTATGCATCGAGCGGATGAAGCAGATATCCTCAGCCACGCCGCCGGTATGCGGAAGCAGTTCCGAAAGCTGCACACCGTCCTGGCGGTTGGGGTGCTGCTGGAATTTGAAAGGACTCTGCCGCAACGGAAGGCTTCCTTGCGAAGCGGTCATTCCGGTCAACCGTTGCCCTTGATGAATATCAGGCATCTTGCGCAAGTCTTGACCGTCCAAGGCCTTCATTTGCGGCTTGTAATCGTAGGTGTCCAGATGCGAAGGACCGCCCTCTTGGAACAGGTAGATAACGCGTTTTGCCATGGGCGGAAAATGGGGCACCGCAGCGCTATCGGCGGACGCCAGATCGGCCATCGCCGCTACGCCCAATGCTCCCATCGCGCCACTGGCGGTTCGCGCAAGCCACTGCCGGCGCGACTGATTGTGCAGAAATGCTTCAAGCGGCTCCACGTTGCGGTCCTTTATTCACAGCTCAATTAACTACCAAGGTTGCGTCGAAATTGAGAACCGTGGTGGCGATCATCGTCCATGCCGCGCACTCACTGGCATTCCCTTTCGGATCGTGCGGGTGTTGCCCCGCGGCGGCCAACAATCGTTCCGCACGCTGCGGCTCTGCCTGGTACTGCTTGCGCCACGTGTTCAGAGCGTCCAACAACATTGCTTCGTTCTCAGCGGTCAGCAATCGACCGGTGCAGCGTCGCATAATGTTCGCTAACTTCGCGCGATCGTCAGTCAAGTCCTCGTCGGCCAATACGCGTTCGGCCAACACCCGAGCCGCTTCGAAGAACTGTGTATCATTCATCGTCACTAACGCTTGCAGCGGAGTGTTGGTCACCGTGCGGCTGACCGAACTGAAACTGCGACCGGGAGCGTCGAAGATGACCATTTGTGGTGGCGGGGCATTGCGATTCCAAAACGTATAAATACTGCGCCGGTATAGCTCGCTGCTGGAGCTTGGTTCGTAGATGCTGGTCAACACGTATTTGCCGCGGCCGTAACCGGGGCTATTGGCACCTTCAATCCACAACTTGGAGGGTTGATAGGGCATTGCCGCGAAACCTCCCAATTGGGCGTTCAGCAGTCCGGAAACAAACAGAGCTTGATCGCGAATAGCCTCCGCCGATAGACGACGACGCTCCACTCGGGCCAACCAACGGTTCGTCGGATCGAGCTCGCGATGCCGTGGCGTGATCTGACTCGACTGCTGGTATGCAGCGCTTAATACGATCCGACGCATCAAGGCTTTCCGATCCCAGCCGCTCTCACGGAATTCAACCGCCAGGTAGTCGAGCAATTCAGGGTGCGTTGGATAACTTCCTTGCTGACCAAAATCTTCCTGCGTATCCACCAAACCTCGCCCGAACAGGGTTGTCCAAATTCGGTTTACCTCGACTCGAGCGGTGAGCGGATGTTCCGGATCGGTCAGCCATTGCGCAAATCCCAGACGGTTCCGCGGCAATTCATCCTTCCACTGCAAAACCGCATCCACTCCGCCAGGCTGAACGGGGCGATTTTTGTCAGGGTTTTGGTAAGCCCCACGCTGCAGAACGAAATTTTGCCGAGGAGCCGGATTCTCTTTCATGACCATCACCGGCAACCCTGAAGTCAGCATGTCCTTTTGCAGGGTGAGCCTGGCTGCCGCATTTTCGTTGTTCCGCTGCGACGCTTCGCGTACGCATTGCCCCAGCCGTGCGGCTTCGCCGGCGTAGTTCGTTTGGTCCAATTTCACGAACGGCACAAAGGCGGGATCGCGACTGTGGTCCTTGACCGGATCCTCACCTTGTGGGTCGGCGAACAACGCGAAGAGTTGGTAGTATTCTTGTTGCGGGAAGGGATCAAATTTGTGGTCGTGGCAGCGACAACAGTTCATCGTCAATCCCATGAATACGGTCCCCACCGTCTCGGCCCGGTCCGCGGCGTATTCCACGCGGAACTCCTCGTCCAACGATCCGCCTTCGGACGTGATCATGTGCATTCGCAAGAAGCAAGTCGCCAGTCGCGTCGCGTCCGTGGCGTCATCCACTAGGTCGCCGGCCAACAACTCGGTAACAAAGCGATCGTAAGACAAATTCTGGTTCCAGGACTGCACTAGCCAATCCCGCCACGGCCAACTAACGCGATAGCCGTTTTGCAGGTAACCATTGGTGTCCGCGTAGCGGGCCGCATCCAACCATGTCGATGCCATTTTTTCACCGAACTGCGGAGATTGCAGCAGGCGATCGACGACCTTTTGGTAGGCGTCGGGCGACTGGTCCGCTTGGAAAGCTTGAAGGTCTTCAGGCGTGGGCGGCAGTCCGGTCAAATCAAAACTCACGCGTCGGAGCAGCATCGCCCGTTCAGCTGGTGCACTGGGGGAGAGCCCGCGTTGCTCCATGGAGGCCAACAGAAACCGGTCGATCGATGTTTGCGGCCAATCCGTCTGCTTCACATCGGGGATTGCCGAGCGTCGCGGAGGGATAAACGCCCAATGTTTTTCGTACGGCGCACCCTGGGCGATCCAATCGCGGATCATTTGGATTTGTTGATCGGTCAAACGCTCTTTGTTGGAGCCCTCCGGCGGCATGCGTTCCGCTGCGTCTTCCGTAACCAGCCTTCGCAGCATCTCACTGGTGGCGGGGTCGGTTGGGGTGATGGGTCGTTGCCCCGAATCGGCCTCGCCGATTGCGCTATCTCGCATATCGAAACGAAAGCCGCCTTCACGACTTTCGGAATCGGGTCCGTGGCAATGGAAACAACGATCGGAAAGCAGCGGGCGGATATCGCGATTGAAATCCACCGCCTCTTTCGCCACGGCGGGAGCGGAGAAAGCCAGAATGCCAGCCACGACGAAAAGCGAGCCAGCACGAAAAATTTGCAAAACAGCGAGGGGGGGCATGATTTCAGTTTTTGTATCGAACGCTAGCCTGCAACGGCTACGACATTTTATCGACTTGCAGCGAACCAGAAGTCTCCGAGTATACACGCGACCACATGCCAGAGTGGCTGGCGAGTCAGAGCCCATTTGCCAGCCCCCCCGACTCCGCCGCTCGGGTGCACTGGATCACTACCCCACGCGTGGTCCGCGCTATTTGGTCTCGGTCCAAACGGATTTCTTTGTGCTATCCACCTTCAACGTTGTAGTGGCGGCTTTTGAAACGGAGAAGCATTCAAGGTCCGAATCTCGAGCTGGGAAACAAAGGGATGACAGGGGTTTCGGTGGACAGACCAAGAACTTGACTTTTGCCGGATCCAATTTCATCGGCTCCTTGAAATGGATGCGGCCTGACGTCGGCACTTGAACGCTGAGCGGACGAACTTTTGCTCCCATGCGCCAGGATTCCACAATAGCTTGAGGCGAAGCGACAAAGAAATCGTACTGAAAGTGGTCTCTTCGAAGGCCTAACGCAACGCCAGCTTCCGGCCACGATTCGTTGTACTTCAATGCGATCCGATGCTTGCCAAAATCAAACGATTGGTTGTACACAAAGATTCGAATCTTGTTGACTTCTTTTTTTTCAACCCCGGATGGCCCACCGAATGAGCCCGTATCCCCATGATCAATCTCGACGATTTTGCTGGGGTACTTTTTCTTCATCGTGACGATCGCCTCAACCAGTCGAGCCCGATACGCGTCAGGCAGATTTGCGATTTCGAGGTTCTCATACCCCGCATAGCCACAGAACATGAAAGACAGCTCTTCGGGCCGGTCATATTTCATGACGGACAGCTCCCCGCTTTGCAGAGCCTCCCATTCGGCCTTGTCTATTTCGAAATAGAAAAATGCGTCGCCCGGGATGAAGAAGCTGTTGTTCGCAAGGCATGGAAACGCCAGCAACAAATGAATCACGATTGCGAAAAACGTCCGACTCATCATTCAACTTCTTTGAGGGGATCGCGATGGGGTTTGCGGGGCGAACGATTGACCAACGTGATTTCCCCACAAACTCAGAATACCGGCCGAAGTGGGCTCGAGCAACAAACGACAACCACAGGACCAGATACAACCACGAATGCACACCGATACGGATTTCGATCAATCACGTCGGTGGCCAGCGGTGAAAATCGGTGGTTAAACCGACCGCGACGTCGGTTCAAGGCTTTGCTCTGCCAGATTTGCCGTTCGGATCTGAGGCGTACCAAGGAACAGTCGTCCACTCTTCGCCAGTCCACACGAGAATCCCGGATGTTGTTCTTGCCATAGGTTGCTGTCGGCACTTCGCTAGAAACACCGGCTCGCGGTCAGCGTCCTCAAGATCGACCGCCTCTAAATTACCATTCCATACTCGATAGCCAATTCGGGCATGAGTCATAACGATACCGTTGATTCGTTCGTCATCCCAGTTGGTGGCGACGCGTTTGCCGCTGGCAACATCGACGACCACATTACTCCCCAACAGCACGAGCTCGCCATCGAATCCGGACACGCTTGCATGACGCAAATTGAATTCGGTTTCATCATGGCGGTTGAGGGGAATCTGTGATCGCGCCCCCGTCTTCAAGTCGACCGCCTGTAATTCGGCGTTTGCACACCACACGAGTTTGTCTCCGGCACGAAATGGTTCGGACCCTTGAAACGGATACATTGATTCCGTTTCCGGCCGAACGGTAACCTGATGGGCGAGATCGATGCGGTTGTCATTGAAGGGAGCAAACGTGTGCCACATCTCCAACTTCGGTTTAAATTTTTTCGGGATGTAGGTGATGCGATTCCAGCGGATGAGTGCACCATCTTGAAAAGCCTTTTCAATCGCGAACTCTTGCACGACTCGCTGACTGTTGACGAATCGCTCACTGCTGTCGATTTCCTGACTTTTCTTCACCGAGCCATCAGGGGAAATCCAATGCACCCGATCCCGAGCGGGCGATAGACAGATCAGCGTTCCGTCGGGAGTCGCTGCTTGGCACGGATTGAAACCTGGTCCGGAGGTGCGTTGAAGAACCAAGGTGGCAGTCGTTTCCGAAATACGCTGTCGAAAAATCCGGTGATCCAATAACTGCCCACGGCTATTGCGAGTGCTTTCGATCAATTGGGACGTTCGCCAAAACGCCCAGCCATCAACGACAAGCAAGAGTGCAGCTTCATCACGCTCCACCTGAATCGTCCGAGTCTGTTGGCCGGTTGCTGGCGCCCCCATCAACCAGCCGATGCCCAATAGCCCTAATAGAGAGTGTCGAAATACTGGCATCATAAAAACATCATCCATCGCTGTGAAAACTTGGACCGGAACGGAAGTTGCTGAATTTCTACGCATTATCGATGAACTATATCAGAGGCATAGTGCAATGAAATTCTGGACCATCGGCCATGTTCGTCACCCGTTCGATCTGTTTGTGCAATGGCTGGTTCAGCACCAAATCGAGTGCCTGGTGGATGTGCGACGATTTCCCGGTTCCCGTAATTCTCCGCAGTTCAATCGCGAGACACTCTGTCCCGCTTTGGCTGAATATAACATCGCCTACCAGTGGATCGAATCGCTCGGCGGACGCCGGTCGAAAAGTGAGGTCGTCGAAAATTCGCCAAACGAAGGCTGGGAGAACAAAAGTTTTCGCAACTACGCTGACTACATGCTAACCGACCAGTTCCAGGAAGGATTTGAACAGCTGAGACAATTGGCGGAGGCGAAACGAACAGCGATCATGTGTTCTGAAGCGGTCTATTGGCGTTGCCACCGCCGATTGATAAGCGATTACGCTGTCGTGGGCGGCGGAGAGGTCGAACATATTTTCCCTGATGAGCGAACCAAGCCACACACGTTAACCAGCTTTGCCAAAATCGATGCCACGTCGGGGCCGATCAAGCTGACCTATCCCGCTGCACCCAGTTTGTTTGATTGAAGAACCAGCGGGGACATGAAGCGTTTGCCTGTTTCCGCTAACATCCGTTGCCAGAACCCAGGTTGCATCCGTCTTCTTCAATCAGCATTGAGTCGCATCATGTATTCAAAAGTCCGTATCGCTGGTCACCATCGCGGGGGCAAGCACTTCGCCGCCCTCTGCGCGATTTCTCTATTGCTCAGTGGCCTCGGCGGCATTGCCCATGCCGACATTACGCCCAATCAGTTTCAGGGCAGCGATGTCGAACGCATCAATCAAGCGATTGTTGCCGCCGCGGCGACCGGTGAACCGGTTGTGGTGCCTCGCATCAACAAGGCGGCTGACGGGGACCACGAAATCTGGCGGCTCGATGCTGCCATTCTGGTGCAAAGCGGGACGTACCTGGAACTGCAAAACTGCCATCTCAAGATGACCGACCGCTCGCGCGATAACTTTATTCGCAGTGCCAACTGTGGCATGGGCGTTACCGACATCGAGCCGATGTCCAATATCACCATCATCGGCAAAGGGCATGTAACCCTCGAAGGTGCCGACAACCCGCGTGCCACCGGCGATAGCGCCAAAACTCTGGGGCAACGCACCTACGGCACCGATGCCGGAGTGGCTGGCGAAAGCCAAACGGGCGATTGGCGGAACATCGGCATTCTGATGGCTTACGTCGACCACTTCCGTTTGGAAAATTTGTTCCTCAAAGACGCTCATTCCTGGACGATTTCGTTGGAACGCTGCACCCACGGTGTGATTCGCGATATCGAATTTTCCGCCGACGAAGGCAAAGTTGTAAACGGTAAACGTGAAGTCTTTCTGAACCAAGACGGACTCGATCTACGCCAGGGCTGCCACGACATCGATATCCACAATATCACCGGCCACACCGGCGATGACCTGATCGCGCTGACCAATATCGTCAACGACTCCATCCCGGCAGGCAGCCCCGATTACATCATGGTCAGTCGTCCCAACAACCGTGGCAATGGACAAGACGACATTTACAACATCACCATTCGCAACGTCCGCGGGCATACCGCCGGCGGCCATCACATCGTGCGTTTGCTGAACGCCAGCGGACTAAGAATTCATGACGTGATCCTGGATGGGTTGATCGATACCTCCACGGGACGAGCTGCCAAGGCGGCGGTAAAAATCGGAGATGCCAATCCGGCTTGGGGCGGCGTCACGCCTCTGGGAGATACCTACCGTATTGTCATCAACAACGTCATCAGCCGCGCCCGCCACACCGTGCTGATCGGGGGCTCGCTGTCCGAATCCTCGATCTCGAATGTGTTCAAGTACGGCGCCGCCGGCGAGCCCATAACTTACCAATCCGGACGGGATTACGTTCGCAATGTAATGATCAGCAATGTTAAAAACCTTCCCGCGGCATCGAATTCTCCGTAGCGGAAGTTGAAGTGGTAGAACGGCGGGGCGGAACGTCCAAACTCTGGCGAGTTCGGCTACGGAAGGTGTAGCGGTGGTTGACGTGGGTGAACGGCGGGGCAAAACGTCCAAACTCTGGCGAGTTCGGCTACGGGAGGCCTGAGCAACAAGGCGCCCACGACGTCCGCTCGATGGGGTATAGTGGGGACATGCGTGACTTTCACGGTTGCGTCCCTTCCCCACATCCCACCCACCCGAGACCGTCGTGATGTTCCGTGATCACACGTTCTGGATGCTGATTGCCGTCAGCTTTTCCCCGGCCCTTTCCGCGCCGCTTCCTGCAGCCGCTCCGCTGCATCAACAGATCGATGCGTTGATCGAAGCGCACCCATCGTTCGACGCCTCGGCTGCCGATGCGGCCGACGACGCGACGTTCCTGCGACGAGTCTATTTGGATCTAGCCGGCTGTATCCCGACCGCCCAGCAGGTCCGAGAATTTCTGAAGGATCCCTCACCGGATAAACGCACGCACACCATCGACGCCCTGCTTGCTTCGCCTCAGCACGCCACTCGCATGCAGTACGTGCTCGACGAATTGCTGATGGAACGCCGATCCGGCAAACACGTTGCGGCCGACCAGTGGCGAACGTTTCTGCGTCAGTCCGTTCTGGATAACAAACCTTGGGATGTACTGGTTCGCGAAATCCTTTCCGCCGACGGCAGCCAACCGGAGACGCGTCCGGCGGCTAAGTTTCTGCTTGCTCGTGAACTGCACCGCGACGAAGTCACTCGCGACCTGGGACGCATTTTTCTTGGCCGCGACCTGCAGTGTGCTCAATGCCATGACCATCCGACCGTCGATGATTACCTGCAGCGACACTACTTCGGCTTAACCGCATTTATCACGCGCAGCTACCTGTTTAAAGATCCCAAGACCGGCATCACGTCGATCGGTGAGAAAGCCGAAGGGGACGTGGAGTTCACTTCGGTGTTCACCAGCGAAACGGCCGGCACCGCTCCCCGGATGCTGGACCTGCCGCCACTGGCCGATCCTCCGGCTGAAAAAGAACTTTACAAGGTCAAACGGGCCAAAAACGTTCGCGGCGTTCCCATCTATAGCCGGCGACTGCAATTGGCCGAGGCGATGACCGATGATGCCAATCGTGCTTTTCGGCTGAACATCGCCAACCGTATGTGGGCCGTGATGATGGGACAGGGCCTCGTCGAACCGCTCGACATGATGCACGAGCAAAACCCGCCCACGCACCCGCAGGTACTGGACCTGTTGGCCGCTTCGCTACTGGAACACGGCTACGACTTGCGATACCTGCTGCGAGAACTGGCCTTAACGCAAACTTATCAACGCAGCAGTCAGGCTCGCAATGCTGCTGACCACGATGATCACCCCTATTCGGTTGCTCGCTTGAAGCCGCTATCTCCCGAACAACTCGCTTGGTCGATGATGCGGGCTACGGGCATTATCGATGACGAACCAGTCGAAGACTCGAGCGCTGCGGGTCCAGCGGATGCGGCCATTCAGAAGCATGTGGAAACGTTCGCCAAGATGTTTTCCACCGGCGGCCAGAGCACACGCTTTGATGCGGCGGCCGAGCAAGCGTTGTTTCTTCGCAATGGCAACCTGATTCATTCCTGGTTGACGGCCAAGGATGGATTGGTGACGAGCCTACAACCTCTCGACGATGCACAACTCGCCGAAGAACTTTACCTGCAGGTGTTTTCCCGCATGCCCACCGAACAGGAAACCCGTCGGGTAGCCGATTTCCTGCAGTCGACATCCGATCGGCCGCTAGCCATC from Roseimaritima ulvae includes these protein-coding regions:
- a CDS encoding glycosyl hydrolase family 28 protein; translation: MYSKVRIAGHHRGGKHFAALCAISLLLSGLGGIAHADITPNQFQGSDVERINQAIVAAAATGEPVVVPRINKAADGDHEIWRLDAAILVQSGTYLELQNCHLKMTDRSRDNFIRSANCGMGVTDIEPMSNITIIGKGHVTLEGADNPRATGDSAKTLGQRTYGTDAGVAGESQTGDWRNIGILMAYVDHFRLENLFLKDAHSWTISLERCTHGVIRDIEFSADEGKVVNGKREVFLNQDGLDLRQGCHDIDIHNITGHTGDDLIALTNIVNDSIPAGSPDYIMVSRPNNRGNGQDDIYNITIRNVRGHTAGGHHIVRLLNASGLRIHDVILDGLIDTSTGRAAKAAVKIGDANPAWGGVTPLGDTYRIVINNVISRARHTVLIGGSLSESSISNVFKYGAAGEPITYQSGRDYVRNVMISNVKNLPAASNSP
- a CDS encoding DUF1501 domain-containing protein, producing the protein MEPLEAFLHNQSRRQWLARTASGAMGALGVAAMADLASADSAAVPHFPPMAKRVIYLFQEGGPSHLDTYDYKPQMKALDGQDLRKMPDIHQGQRLTGMTASQGSLPLRQSPFKFQQHPNRQDGVQLSELLPHTGGVAEDICFIRSMHTDAINHGPAVTLMQTGSQLAGRPTMGAWLSYGLGSESKELPAFVVLVSQGVGQMQALLSRYWGSAFLPSEHQGVRLRSSADTVLFLKDPDGMSRDDRRQMLDLVAKINQADAERNGDSEVLARVAQYEMAFRMQSAVPDLTDISNETEASLALYGPHATKPGSFANNCLLARRLAERGVRFIQLYHRGWDSHGNVPRDLPAQCGDVDQPQAGLLRDLKQRGMLEDTLVIWGGEFGRTSYAQGPKGATFGRDHHPRCFTVWMAGGGIKPGIVHGATDEVGYNVAENPVHVHDLHATVLKCLGIDHTKLTHRYQGRDFRLTDVHGKVVKDILA
- a CDS encoding DUF488 domain-containing protein, whose protein sequence is MKFWTIGHVRHPFDLFVQWLVQHQIECLVDVRRFPGSRNSPQFNRETLCPALAEYNIAYQWIESLGGRRSKSEVVENSPNEGWENKSFRNYADYMLTDQFQEGFEQLRQLAEAKRTAIMCSEAVYWRCHRRLISDYAVVGGGEVEHIFPDERTKPHTLTSFAKIDATSGPIKLTYPAAPSLFD
- a CDS encoding ribosomal protein L7/L12, yielding MKNETPLVPGTPVLAAFEGDWLKAEVLAAWDSGRHVVHWPELGHLRNQTLGQTHLAISHETLQRLRSNPEAFSPSVKLPLNSLQPPPEGYIVLPDEVSLLPGVPVKVGAWDYTFLRENAGQVSLLYNTSAREYVMPRRRVVIHEEVIGSLKREGAAEKYSKRLQELQSSVTQRLMRSRGPARTYQINIPLPAGYQRITAETPLQVETDCQACWGRRWSPVVVKSLFENGDVGIVWTKWPSTRIERVTRESLIVSDDTLAKLAGDKMPTEATKTPAEPSGTAENFTLVLVNAGDRPVRVIKEVMEIANLDLSMAAQATRELPLELKRGLSSTEAEKWKTKLESVGATVRLDVAK
- a CDS encoding DUF1549 domain-containing protein, which encodes MFRDHTFWMLIAVSFSPALSAPLPAAAPLHQQIDALIEAHPSFDASAADAADDATFLRRVYLDLAGCIPTAQQVREFLKDPSPDKRTHTIDALLASPQHATRMQYVLDELLMERRSGKHVAADQWRTFLRQSVLDNKPWDVLVREILSADGSQPETRPAAKFLLARELHRDEVTRDLGRIFLGRDLQCAQCHDHPTVDDYLQRHYFGLTAFITRSYLFKDPKTGITSIGEKAEGDVEFTSVFTSETAGTAPRMLDLPPLADPPAEKELYKVKRAKNVRGVPIYSRRLQLAEAMTDDANRAFRLNIANRMWAVMMGQGLVEPLDMMHEQNPPTHPQVLDLLAASLLEHGYDLRYLLRELALTQTYQRSSQARNAADHDDHPYSVARLKPLSPEQLAWSMMRATGIIDDEPVEDSSAAGPADAAIQKHVETFAKMFSTGGQSTRFDAAAEQALFLRNGNLIHSWLTAKDGLVTSLQPLDDAQLAEELYLQVFSRMPTEQETRRVADFLQSTSDRPLAIQQLTWAALVSTEFRFNH
- a CDS encoding PSD1 and planctomycete cytochrome C domain-containing protein — encoded protein: MAGILAFSAPAVAKEAVDFNRDIRPLLSDRCFHCHGPDSESREGGFRFDMRDSAIGEADSGQRPITPTDPATSEMLRRLVTEDAAERMPPEGSNKERLTDQQIQMIRDWIAQGAPYEKHWAFIPPRRSAIPDVKQTDWPQTSIDRFLLASMEQRGLSPSAPAERAMLLRRVSFDLTGLPPTPEDLQAFQADQSPDAYQKVVDRLLQSPQFGEKMASTWLDAARYADTNGYLQNGYRVSWPWRDWLVQSWNQNLSYDRFVTELLAGDLVDDATDATRLATCFLRMHMITSEGGSLDEEFRVEYAADRAETVGTVFMGLTMNCCRCHDHKFDPFPQQEYYQLFALFADPQGEDPVKDHSRDPAFVPFVKLDQTNYAGEAARLGQCVREASQRNNENAAARLTLQKDMLTSGLPVMVMKENPAPRQNFVLQRGAYQNPDKNRPVQPGGVDAVLQWKDELPRNRLGFAQWLTDPEHPLTARVEVNRIWTTLFGRGLVDTQEDFGQQGSYPTHPELLDYLAVEFRESGWDRKALMRRIVLSAAYQQSSQITPRHRELDPTNRWLARVERRRLSAEAIRDQALFVSGLLNAQLGGFAAMPYQPSKLWIEGANSPGYGRGKYVLTSIYEPSSSSELYRRSIYTFWNRNAPPPQMVIFDAPGRSFSSVSRTVTNTPLQALVTMNDTQFFEAARVLAERVLADEDLTDDRAKLANIMRRCTGRLLTAENEAMLLDALNTWRKQYQAEPQRAERLLAAAGQHPHDPKGNASECAAWTMIATTVLNFDATLVVN